From Xyrauchen texanus isolate HMW12.3.18 chromosome 44, RBS_HiC_50CHRs, whole genome shotgun sequence:
ttcgcatgaacgtgtttttgcacatatctgttctgttttctcattgtttaaacacatgctggacgaatgtctttgacatttgcaccacgtctctctttttcttccgtGTCTTGCACAGGACTGTCATATTTTAAACACcatttcaagttaaaaataacaaattgtcaaaaatgcatgttgagacacctgtgCTCTGTTTCATACTTTGCACTATGTCTAGATTGATTTTCGTgaaggtgtcacaaagattcaacattctaaacaagttGCTGCATAGAGgtgactgttgcattgtttcgtattattccagattgttctgccccaagtgaagtttcagcaagTAAATGGTAAGTCAATGCTTTTTTCCTCTTCTGCTCAAGTGCACtaaggggctgctgtgccttgttaaaactgtatgtttactgtttcaatactgtttccaatgttgcctatatgcttaaataaaatacagcctattgcaccAGTAATTGCTAAGAGAAGAAATGAGATAGTAAGCAATATAGGGTTCTGGTCgggttcaggcttaaaatctgatggtatggttcgggtttcattttaagtctcacttttgtttttatatatatatatatataattaaacaaggggcaaaataattttgtggttatcaacattatgccacaaatgctattgattgaggttaacttgtaaTGATCCCGGAATGTATCTTTAATTTCACCATTTACAATCCTGTGATCCTGTGTGCCGTGTGATTAATTTCTGCACTTCAGAGTGCATAGGGCATAGGAATGCTCCCTTTCGATTGATTGACTCTCTATATGCCTCTTTGTATGCAGAGTTTTATCTGTGAAATAATCAGTACTATTGGAAGGACGGAATTTCCGACCAAATAGtttacacacatttttctttGGTGGTGTTTACAACTGTTTGCAAATACTGCTGCATTACTATTTTGAAGAAATTACTACTTAGTTGCAAGCCAGAATAATATTCTGTTATTATCAATTTCAGATTTACTCGCCACTAAAAAAAAGGTTGTGGTTAGACATTTAATGTGTCGTCAGAGGGCCTCTTCCTGTATAAGTGGCCGGTTTCAAGTCAGAATAAACTGCAAAGTGAACCAGACTTAATGCTCACTGTGAAAAGTCTGGCTCTGTGTGACTTTCTGAATATGGCATACTGCTGGACAAAACCGAGACCCACAAGCAGTGTTTAAAACaccaattattttaaaatcaccAGAGACCCTGTACAGTTACATCTGCAAAACTTTGCAGGATAGTAGATTTAAGCTGAGCACCCTGATGTAAATGGAAATATGGAAATGAAAGAACTAGACATGTGTTATTGTGATTGTTTTAGGTGAATGtaccctagacccaagaccaggATGTGGGACAGGAGAAGTGAGGGGATGAACACTTTGAGAAACTCAGCAGAGAATATGCCTCCTTTCTTCATCGCTCCTGTCTTCCTCATGCTAAGAGTCACTGAACGCCGTGGGTGCCGGAAGTGGAACTCCCTGCAGGACAGATAAATCCATACCATCATCATCATTTACTTGATCATAGCTTGTGTGAATATCTGTATGCTTGTCCTCATAAGTTCTTACTTAGGTGGAATATTCTCTGGTCTACTCGACCAGTCTGCCACCCAGTCTGAATCCTTCATTAATATGTCATCATCTCTCATCTTCTCCATGACGTCCTCCTGAGTGGACATGAACACCCACCAGCACACATAAGCAAACAAACCAGGTCATGGATATATGCCAGAACAtccataaattattattattattattattattattattattttctccccttttctccccaatttggcatgccccaTTCCCAAttcgctctaggtcctcgtggtggcatagtgactcgcctcaatccgggtggcggaggacgttgcctccgcatctgagaccatcaatccgctaATCTTATCATGTGTCTTGTTGAGCAtattactgcggagacctagtgtgtgtggaggcttcacgctattctccgcggcatccctgcacaattcaccacgtgccccaccgagagctagaaccacattatagcaaccacgaggaggttaacccaacgtgactctacccaccctagcgactgagccaattggttgctaaggaagcctgactggagtcactcagcacaccatggatttgaactcgcgactccaggtgtggtagtcagcgtctttacctgCTGTGCTACCCAAGCCCCCATAAATTATATCTTGATCCACAAACAAACCTGAATGTCTCTCCTCGTGTCCACGTCAAAAATGATCTGTCCATCATCCTGAGGACTGTGGGGTCGAGGAGGGCTGTGGGAGAGAGTTAAACAACAATTACATTGATATAGTGCAATGACAAGTTACTACACACTGTGGTTTTGCAGTATATGTGGTTCTTGAGAAAACGCTAGTATgcaaaatcagacaaaaatagaaatatttcCCTATGTacagtaagcacacacacacacacacacacacacacacacacagcataatTTCACTGCAATTCAAATTAGTTCTAGGGGTGAgccttttcaaataatttttttgtctatTTCTCTAACCAACAAAAAAAGGAGTAATCaataacttgtaaattataaTGTCAGTTATAATATAAGTATGACACGtatgtaaaatttacattttgttgtaTTTACAAACATTACCAAAAACGGTTTCAGCATAAGTttacttcaacaaactatgctttccttttggggaaaaaattaaatgaacaatatgcattaataataataataataataataataataataataatattaaaataacagtaaaaaaagaTTTGTATTTACCTGGAGCTTACATAAAAACCAATACTGACAGCATTAGGGTAATGCATGTATATAAACTACATAAAAAGTTtactataaaaacacatttttataatttataatataaatagggctgtcaatcaataacatttctttatcaaattaattacatggtatgccgatgaattaatcgcatatgtaaatatttgctgagaaagcccctcaaataacaatgattcaataaatgattaaatagaatccaatatgtttatgtttatgagggcttttctaaggacacaTGAATGTACACCAGTGTCAGATGGACgcttttgaaacgtctcactTTGGTAGCGTTGCGCCATAAACATATTGATTTTAGGTGGCTGTGTCAAGTTAACAGTAGTTAcctaaacttagaaaaacacgtttTGAGATCCCAGCGTTCatatttgcactccatcaagcttGTTTGAGTGCAATAACATGTTTTTATCTTGTTCTGTCTGCTGtcggtgagtgtggtttgttctctgtataagctgtgagtttttgcttactgccccctggagaaaacaggtggtacttcaaggtTGATTTGTTCCCGTTAGtatgaatattccttattatgatctggacatgattaattgcataaatttttttaaagagttattttgttatataattaattacacctaacatgttaaaatgacagtactaATAACTTCACGTTATTTTTCAGAATAACAAATGGTGAAAGTTGTTCAGATATTTAATGCACTTACTGGTCTAAAAATTTCTCATTCCGCTTTGCATTTATTTAACGCCATAAAAAGAGATCCTTGTCCACTGGTATGTACATTATGACTCAAACAAAAACCAAACACCAATAGAGTAGAATTCAACTTGGCTTTGCTTAAAAGCACACAAAGATGCCATCTTGTCTTCTCTCATCCATCACCTTGATGACAGATATTCACAGCACCCACCAGTGGAGTCAGTTGTATTACTCACATTAACAATGGACATCATGTTCCATTAACATTGACagccatattttaaaaatactgtcatgtttatttttttttattctttcttgttttgcttgaaaagtgtgcttatgctagctttctttaaaataaatgccactttaaTGGATATTTTGCAATCTAATGCAatgatacatacatttttgtgtgacttaagtgtccaaatacatttaggCCATATTCGCTTGTGTACATAAGAGAGAAACAGTTTTATCTAACTGTAAACACCATGAATCTTATGACTCATTGAATTTGAGTGAGATAAGTGTTACCGTGATGCTATCCTATCAGCATGAGCCATAATCAATGTGAGGATAtgtaatttagtatgtttatagCAGTACTCCCTATCTATCTATGAGTGCTATATAACTTAGGCTGGGAAGTCATGTgacatttgatatatatatatatatatatatatatatatatatatatatatatatatatatatacacacacatgtgtaATATGTAAAAAACACAAGTACAACATGAAGGCTATTGTGCCAAAAGGCATAGTTCCCCCTTAaaaaattttattctgtcataatttactcccccttatATTGTTTGTCCTTCGGTGTAGCTCTCAAATGTAATTTGTGCTCATGCTTTTTCAAATTTGGTGTGTCACATCAGGTTTGACGTCAGTGATATCAGACACATTAGCTCTCATATGTCACGCAACCCATTTTAGATTTAGCTATGGTGGAGCGGAAGATTTTCAGCGAGTAacacaaaactatcatatggctttagaagatttGATATATTGTACAAGTCAAATGAACTActttcatttagctttttttattgacagcccctggtcactgtcTGCTTTTGTTATGTTGGAaacagcagcttggacattctgccaaatccttttgtgttccactgaaaaaagaaagtcatatgaacttggaacagcatgagggtgtgttttttggggtgaactatgcctgTAATGAATTGGTGACAAATAAATACGTTTGCCGTCTACCTGTCGCAAGAGGAGTTACTGCGGCTGGACTCGTGCTGGGCATCTAGCAGGATTTTCTCCATGTCTCCATTGTGAATGGAGGACGAAGAGGGAACGTGTTCTAGCCCTCCCACCATTCCATCATCCTCCTCTACAACCTGAGCTAGAGGAGGCAGCACCGAGGCGGTGGACGAAGCGAGCGATGCAGAGTTTCTGTTCATCTCCAGCTCCACCCATGATCCTAAAAAGATATCATAAAACAATCAGAACAATGACACACAGGCagacaaatactgtatatgttgctTTCAGCAGTAAACATCTCTATGGACTGCCAGGATGAatctaacaaaacaaaatagcttgataagtgcagttttctttcctgtataAATTTATTTCCTATTGTCTGGCGGGGGCATTTTGAAAGGGCTCatctgtttttataaaataaccaATAGTCTTCAGTTTACATCACAGCTGTGAACTATGATTTGGTAGGTAGGTAATATTAGAGGGAGGGACATTCTGATTCTAAAGAGCATTTGATTgggcaaatatttgtaaaacccattcattaatatttcagtCACCAATATTTTTGATATTGTAATTTTCCCAAAGAGAAAGACTATTTAAAgtgaattttgtcaacatttaagaGTACACTAGCACATCGATGTCCTCAAAGCTCAACATAGATGTCCAAAAAATACATTGGGTCTTTAAACTTGTGTGACCCAGGGTACACATGCATGGGCGTTGTATTTTGGCCTCACTATACGCAACATAtaatttcaatttatttaaaccgactgatctcagttcaggagactctatgCTGTAAGAATAGGGTAAAACTTTCGACGTACCGAGTCATGTgaaaaaacaacatggtgctgatcacagctgagtttgtctttgggagaaacgcaaACAAAACTACACCTGGTAAGAAACCttattacgtttttacattgaaacatgtTTGAGTCCAAAAAGTCATTTCATCCAATTGGGTGATTTATGGTGAAAcaccatgctgctaaacacaatgtacgcTAATTTGTACTTAAGAAAAAAATTTCTTtcgaaatcctatatttactgtgcataatCACATTTAGAAtggctttcagaggctttaaacGGAGATAGgattaaaataaggtgcatttcaaactgttctgagaccagtgcagacatacagcacactggaggataagtaattcactaaatatgGAGCAAGGAAGCATTGGGGCTTCCTaaagctttctatgcagctaagtgcattcaaacCTAAAATCCAACcgaaagttcagtttcaggctgcagatgatattcgaatcactcaacatgtttggcagtacatagattcagaattataatgtatcattttattttaacatggttcgCAGTGGTTGGaagatgctggccattactttgaatcagaatcaaTTATGCTAAtctctgatgtaatgtctgtaatgtatcaaacacatgaaTTACTAACATTCTTGgaaacatataaaacaatatgACTTTCTATaactttgtattatttaaaatttcacaacttagacctgctgtccacatatattGCCAACAATTTTTAGGGAAAAGATGTTTATTAAGTGCTACTAGCTACGAATCAAAATTGCACATAGCAATcacgctcaggtctcaggaggttaaataaaataaaaaagtgtataACTGTATTAAACTGTTACTCCTCCACTTACTGTAGAAGTGGAAATGCATACTAATCTCAccatagcaccccttgtggcaacattg
This genomic window contains:
- the bnip3lb gene encoding BCL2 interacting protein 3 like b, translated to MSDADAPADNNNGEPGLNGSWVELEMNRNSASLASSTASVLPPLAQVVEEDDGMVGGLEHVPSSSSIHNGDMEKILLDAQHESSRSNSSCDSPPRPHSPQDDGQIIFDVDTRRDIQEDVMEKMRDDDILMKDSDWVADWSSRPENIPPKEFHFRHPRRSVTLSMRKTGAMKKGGIFSAEFLKVFIPSLLLSHILVLGLGVYIGKRLTTPASSI